The following proteins come from a genomic window of Trifolium pratense cultivar HEN17-A07 linkage group LG4, ARS_RC_1.1, whole genome shotgun sequence:
- the LOC123924399 gene encoding uncharacterized protein LOC123924399 — MHKPKEKSNEWFNKEQALIAESYQTKLFERNSQIGEGSNQQSDDSIYMEVVGGINKKGHIFGLGSQAATIKESLKFSTSISTDVVQSDKVAAMEAKIEALTVELEQKNLEQETLKQKMEHWEQIFGRFVPSINQNSPGQLGRGDNENYEMDTNENYVMDDEDDVLDDEA, encoded by the exons ATGCATAAACCAAAGGAAAAATCAAATGAGTGGTTTAACAAAGAACAAGCTCTGATAGCT GAAAGTTACCAAACTAAATTGTTTGAGAGAAATTCTCAAATAGGTGAGGGTAGTAACCAACAATCTGATGATAGTATATACATGGAAGTTGTTGGAGGCATTAACAAGAAGGGACACATATTTGGATTGGGATCTCAAGCTGCCACTATCAAAGaatctttgaaattttctaCTTCAATTTCTACTGATGTGGTACAGTCAGATAAAGTTGCTGCTATGGAGGCTAAGATTGAAGCATTAACCGTTGAACTTGAGCAAAAGAATCTTGAACAAGAAACGTTAAAACAAAAGATGGAGCATTGGGAGCAGATTTTTGGAAGGTTTGTGCCTAGTATTAATCAAAACTCTCCGGGTCAACTTGGAAGAGGTGATAATGAAAATTATGAGATGGatactaatgaaaattatgtgatggatgatgaagatgatgtgtTGGATGATGAGGCTTAG